In Colletotrichum higginsianum IMI 349063 chromosome 1, whole genome shotgun sequence, one genomic interval encodes:
- a CDS encoding DNA ligase — protein sequence MPSPNKKRKLNDQSSSGVPSRGLEYFFSKQKQSGTSLIRGAPNSTPEATPNHSGLGDQQQDLTDEELARKLQAEWDAEVHNERAGSTPCPEPAKEPNPQLQTSRGVHSADEQDVGNPSTSLDIIPDAPKKNTLSLSSVANAEDIVATAIPLDQSPLTFDPSEFVPQLKKHWASEGGHASYAFLTRCFILVNATQSRIKIVDTLVNCIRVLIEADPESLLPAVWLATNAISPPYISLELGLGGSAISKALKQVCGLDSRALKTIYDKYGDAGDVAFEAKKKQSFTLRKPKPLTIKAVYQSLVKIANSQGQGSGEAKQKIVDRLLQDARGGEESRYIVRTLCQHLRIGAVKTTMLIALSRAFLLSRPPGAEFSLRSTKDLQRLKKEELAEVWSRPEEVVKACFARRPNYNDLVPVLLEIGICDELLLRCGLTLHIPLRPMLGSITRDLSEMLTKLQGRDFACEFKYDGQRAQIHCDEEGKVTIFSRHLELMTEKYPDLVALMPKIRGEGVDSFIMEGEVVAVDSETGELKNFQTLSNRARKDVAIGSVQVNVCMFAFDLMFLNGQPLLDRPFRERRELLRSMFIEIPHQFTWVRTLDATSQDSDAVLEFFKAATDIKCEGIMVKILDNLTDVPYQANEAGEADGDVTEEPRTPSKSKSKGKSDKDENGGVKKKGRRKPLLATYEPDKRLDSWLKVKKDYNASFDTLDMIPVAAWHGSGRKAKWWSPILMAVRNEDTGSLEAVCKCMSGFTDAFYKANREFYDDGELNGGEKKNTRAQKPAFIEYSGPGPDVWFEPQEVWEMAFADITLSPTYTAAIGLVNEDRGLSLRFPRFLKKREDKSLDEASTNEFLAGLWRKQEAKAPRQGGQGEENDFDE from the exons ATGCCAAGCCCCAATAAGAAGAGAAAGCTCAATGACCAGTCCTCGTCCGGAGTGCCGTCACGGGGACTGGAATACTTCTTCTCAAAGCAAAAGCAGAGTGGGACATCTTTGATCAGGGGCGCTCCAAACTCGACACCAGAGGCTACACCAAATCACTCGGGCTTGGGAGATCAGCAGCAGGATTTGACGGATGAGGAATTGGCACGGAAACTGCAAGCCGAATGGGACGCCGAGGTTCACAACGAAAGGGCAGGCTCAACGCCATGTCCAGAACCCGCAAAGGAGCCCAATCCGCAGTTGCAAACAAGCAGGGGAGTACATTCCGCAGACGAGCAGGACGTCGGCAACCCCTCGACGAGTCTTGATATCATCCCGGACGCGCCGAAGAAGAACACCTTGTCATTGTCTTCTGTGGCCAACGCCGAAGATATTGTTGCAACGGCCATTCCCCTCGACCAAAGCCCCCTAACTTTCGATCCGTCAGAGTTTGTCCCTCAGCTTAAAAAACACTGGGCTTCGGAGGGTGGCCATGCATCCTACGCCTTCCTGACCCGATGCTTCATCCTGGTGAATGCTACGCAAAGCCGCATCAAAATCGTGGACACCCTTGTCAACTGCATCCGAGTCTTGATTGAAGCCGATCCCGAGAGTCTGCTGCCAGCCGTATGGCTTGCGACGAATGCCATCTCACCCCCTTACATCTCCCTGGAGCTTGGTTTGGGGGGTTCGGCGATCTCCAAGGCTCTCAAGCAAGTGTGCGGGCTAGATAGTCGGGCTCTAAAGACAATTTATGACAAGTACGGTGATGCGGGAGACGTTGCGTTtgaggccaagaagaagcagagtTTTACCCTGCGGAAGCCGAAGCCCCTGACCATTAAGGCGGTCTATCAGTCGCTGGTCAAAATCGCCAACAGCCAAGGTCAAGGGAGCGGGGAGGCCAAGCAGAAAATCGTGGATCGACTTCTCCAAGATGCTCGTGGTGGTGAAGAGAGCAGGTATATCGTACGGACTCTCTGTCAACAC CTGCGTATCGGTGCTGTGAAAACCACCATGTTGATCGCTCTTTCACGTGCCTTTCTGCTATCAAGACCACCAGGAGCTGAGTTTTCCTTGCGATCCACGAAAGATCTCCAAAGGTTGAAAAAGGAAGAACTGGCTGAAGTGTGGAGTAGGCCGGAGGAAGTTGTCAAAGCCTGCTTCGCGCGACGTCCCAACTACAACGACCTTGTGCCCGTCTTGTTGGAAATCGGCATCTGCGATGAGCTTTTACTTCGTTGCGGTTTGACTTTGCACATCCCCCTACGGCCCATGCTGGGTAGCATTACCAGGGATCTCTCCGAGATGCTTACGAAACTTCAAGGCCGAGATTTCGCCTGTGAGTTCAAGTACGACGGCCAACGTGCCCAGATTCACTGCGACGAGGAAGGCAAAGTCACAATCTTCTCACGTCATCTGGAGCTAATGACTGAAAAGTATCCTGATCTGGTTGCCCTGATGCCCAAGATACGAGGCGAAGGCGTGGACAGCTTCATCATGGAGGGCGAGGTAGTGGCTGTGGACAGTGAGACAGGAGAGCTCAAAAACTTTCAAACCCTGAGCAACCGCGCGCGGAAAGACGTTGCTATCGGAAGTGTACAGGTCAACGTGTGCATGTTCGCCTTCGACCTCATGTTTCTCAATGGCCAGCCTCTGCTGGATCGTCCATTTCGAGAACGAAGAGAGCTTCTTCGTTCCATGTTCATCGAGATTCCCCACCAATTCACCTGGGTCAGGACCCTCGATGCAACTTCGCAAGACTCCGATGCCGTCCTGGAGTTTTTCAAAGCGGCCACCGACATCAAGTGTGAGGGTATCATGGTCAAGATATTGGATAATTTGACCGATGTCCCATATCAAGCCAATGAGGCTGGTGAGGCTGATGGGGATGTTACTGAGGAGCCCAGGACTCCTTCAAAGTCCAAATCAAAGGGCAAAAGTGACAAAGACGAAAATGGCGGTGTGAAGAAAAAAGGTCGACGGAAACCACTTCTTGCGACATACGAACCCGACAAGCGTTTGGATTCGTGGCTGAAGGTCAAAAAGGACTACAATGCGAGCTTCGACACCTTGGACATGATCCCCGTGGCTGCGTGGCACGGATCAGGCCGGAAGGCCAAGTGGTGGTCGCCCATCCTCATGGCCGTCAGGAACGAAGACACCGGCTCTCTCGAGGCCGTGTGTAAGTGCATGTCTGGGTTCACGGACGCGTTTTACAAAGCGAACAGGGAGTTTTACGACGATGGCGAATTGAACGGCGGCGAAAAAAAGAACACGAGGGCGCAGAAGCCGGCATTCATCGAGTACTCGGGACCGGGGCCCGATGTCTGGTTCGAGCCGCAGGAGGTGTGGGAGATGGCGTTTGCGGACATCACCTTGAGCCCGACGTACACTGCCGCCATCGGGTTGGTCAACGAGGACCGTGGGCTGAGTCTGCGTTTCCCTCGGTTCTTGAAGAAAAGGGAGGATAAGAGTTTGGACGAGGCTAGCACGAACGAGTTTCTTGCTGGGCTATGGAGGAAGCAGGAGGCGAAGGCGCCACGGCAGGGCGGACAGGGTGAAGAGAATGATTTTGATGAGTGA